A single region of the Mugil cephalus isolate CIBA_MC_2020 chromosome 4, CIBA_Mcephalus_1.1, whole genome shotgun sequence genome encodes:
- the c4h1orf159 gene encoding uncharacterized protein C1orf159 homolog, whose protein sequence is MALSFLLVLAATVILIRPETPVTKALHQNSLECCGEKQRTNGSCSNDTHCEPGCFLRVLENSNTVCIFCDSAAVDLENITVCTYNYTVERKNHTTVTTVIPKIGGPGVAASLLLGTLLISLFLILSVASFFYLKRSNRLPSIFYRRNKAFIFQPSETAVMIPSSSVRKPRYVRRERPSATSTMNRATIPTESTTQVYNV, encoded by the exons ATGGCTCTGTCATTCCTTTTGGTCCTGGCTGCCACTGTGATTCTTATCAGACCTGAGACACCTGTGACTAAG GCTCTGCACCAGAACTCGCTCGAGTGCTGTGGCGAGAAGCAGAGAACCAACGGTTCATGTTCCAACGACACTCACTGTGAACCAG GATGCTTCTTGCGCGTCCTTGAGAACAGCAACACTGTCTGCATATTCTGCGACTCAGCGGCTGTGGATTTGGAGAACATAACAGTCTGCACCTACA ACTACACAGTGGAGCGTAAAAACCACACAACTGTAACTACTGTCATTCCTAAAATTG gAGGCCCCGGTGTGGCAGCTTCTCTTCTTCTGGGAACACTGCTGATCAGCCTGTTCCTGATCCTCTCTGTTGCCTCCTTTTTCTACCTCAAACGCTCCAACCGGCTCCCGAGCATCTTCTACCGCCGCAACAAGG CCTTCATATTCCAACCAAGTGAGACA GCTGTTATGATCCCTTCCTCGTCAG tgagGAAGCCAAGATATGTCCGAAGGGAGCGGCCCTCGGCGACGTCAACGATGAACCGTGCCACCATACCCACAGAGTCCACGACCCAGGTCTACAATGTGTAG
- the LOC125006666 gene encoding uncharacterized protein LOC125006666, with protein sequence MDDLDHSIHISEYDWTSFYEECEECDLLQALLACPDDASLSDSETSEDSVFSAGWQETQQRPDATSGRAERGAAGRPTEQESAVCLELSVQLNQSGTRGRGEEAATKPEEGNTSHEEIRLDCSGGNTISTEEVCVKAAEDTKEEETSIIVTNTLQIESVNDQNSGESDKLAKDGGVQAESGLKATEEPDLLSRNQTGLSVKDAGTTERAVREDESGASLRAEKERWFVTMSVSPARQRKKKLRQKKTCEGDKNSGDKRKPERRKDTQFKQKKSVNAEILQLGVISGSTQTASTSSELDTSSTQMKTTHPPNEPSTEPRVDGRSEPTSPDTFGEVESVESDELVENADFFSVHSYDSESYLSAAESVEEPQRLLHEPLTTKQQLGCSLSLTHVFGLTENTDAERTRDDDGALSGNATAPNCEAYESAGAEPSLTFPSAAQAATTTPDDSPTRGDDAHSALLYTPSDTTGPHKHNMNLSECGWSREDELSPPPVPDLMITPCSEADSPETFAQATGQTRPVYAISAFWDEMEKLTINDILQLKMGSSTPSRETQGAATPNADAAPANLSPLLDSGEYDTSDSALMDTSDAADSDYYTQTDDSKPDHSSCDFSTSDFEEEYWHFISASRNPSPDPDSKRRQSRNDSLLSRDLESTSSEGKETPVPSEENFDEQCSDDQEIHTRTSGEPPSPRGLTKSKSMHNVKALHREGFLLSSLLGSDESSLLLSCKPLEENTILKMSDTLGTPTSSSTGLIDSHYQISFPEVFEYFFTEDKANTESLCVTIYDPENISVAPAFEDTLCTRRDECSLYCTDEKPIPIFSCSHPTVRELTLPKADRVFLRSNCEGVEDVSPFRVVSHSFIRADQWRYATAVGGGGPHGWKSLLALRKIRFQDKGSIWYRSSGGWGPPVESRGVLTRREDAAVFSGGRVRPVSSLVVAELEEQQRLLESVWTPKREGIFSTLKQADMCLVCIAFASWVLRSSDPDAADTWKAALLANVSALSAIQYLRQYVKKTTPPRDEP encoded by the exons ATGGATGACTTAGATCACAGCATTCACATCTCAGAGTACGACTGGACCAGCTTTTATGAGGAATGTGAGGAGTGCGACCTGCTGCAGGCTTTGCTCGCCTGCCCCGATGACGCCAGCCTCAGCGATTCAGAGACTTCAGAAGACTCGGTCTTCTCCGCGGGCTGGCAGGAGACTCAGCAGAGGCCTGACGCAACCAGTGGAAGAGCTGAACGCGGCGCTGCAGGACGCCCCACTGAGCAAGAGAGCGCCGTTTGCTTGGAGCTGTCAGTGCAGCTTAACCAAAGTGGTAcgagaggacgaggagaagagGCTGCAACGAAACCTGAAGAGGGCAACACATCACACGAGGAAATACGTCTTGATTGTTCTGGAGGAAACACCATCAGTACAGAAGAGGTGTGTGTGAAGGCTGCAGAAgacaccaaagaagaagagacgagCATCATTGTTACAAACACGCTGCAAATTGAATCTGTGAATGATCAGAATTCAGGAGAATCAGACAAGTTGGCAAAAGATGGAGGTGTGCAGGCAGAGAGCGGCCTCAAAGCCACAGAGGAGCCTGACCTACTTTCCCGCAACCAAACAGGCCTCAGTGTGAAAGACGCAGGCACTACAGAGAGAGCTGTCAGGGAGGATGAAAGCGGCGCGTCTCTACGAGCGGAGAAGGAGCGCTGGTTCGTGACAATGAGCGTCAGTCCTGCacgacagaggaaaaaaaaactacgacaaaaaaaaacttgtgaggGAGATAAGAACTCAGGTGATAAAAGGAAACCTGAAAGACGTAAGGATACgcagttcaaacaaaaaaaatcagtaaaCGCCGAGATCCTCCAGCTTGGAGTCATTTCAGGTTCAACGCAAACGGCTTCCACTTCAAGCGAATTAGACACCTcatcaacacaaatgaaaaccacTCATCCACCCAACGAACCGAGCACTGAGCCGAGGGTGGATGGACGTTCAGAACCCACATCACCAGACACATTCGGAGAGGTGGAGAGCGTGGAGTCCGACGAGCTCGTGGAGAACGCCGACTTCTTCTCCGTCCACAGTTACGATTCTGAGAGCTATTTGTCGGCTGCTGAATCAGTGGAGGAGCCTCAGCGTCTTCTTCACGAGCCCCTCACGACGAAGCAACAGCTGGGCTGCTCATTATCTCTGACGCACGTGTTCGGCCTGACCGAGAACACCGACGCCGAGCGCACGCGGGACGATGATGGCGCTCTCTCCGGGAACGCAACAGCTCCCAACTGTGAAGCTTATGAAAGCGCCGGCGCTGAGCCTTCCTTGACATTTCCATCTGCTGCTCAAGCAGCTACCACAACGCCAGATGACAGCCCGACACGCGGCGACGACGCACACAGCGCGTTGCTCTACACGCCCTCAGACACAACTGGACCCCATAAACACAACATGAATCTGTCAGAGTGCGGTTGGTCTCGGGAAGATGAGCTCAGTCCTCCCCCCGTCCCCGATTTAATGATCACGCCTTGCTCTGAGGCAGACAGCCCCGAAACGTTCGCCCAGGCCACAGGCCAAACTCGACCCGTGTACGCCATTTCTGCCTTCTGGGACGAAATGGAAAAACTGACCATAAATGACATTTTGCAGCTCAAGATGGGCTCGAGCACGCCGAGCAGAGAAACACAAGGAGCGGCGACTCCCAACGCGGACGCCGCTCCAGCGAATCTCAGCCCTCTGCTCGACAGCGGTGAGTACGACACGTCCGACAGCGCCCTGATGGACACATCCGACGCCGCGGACTCAGACTACTACACGCAGACCGACGACTCCAAGCCAGATCACTCCAGCTGCGATTTCTCCACCTCGGATTTTGAAGAGGAGTACTGGCACTTCATCAGCGCCAGTCGGAACCCCAGCCCCGACCCCGACAGCAAGAGACGGCAAAGCAGAAATGACTCTTTGCTCTCTCGTGACCTGGAGTCCACAAGCTCCGAGGGGAAGGAAACACCCGTGCCCTCGGAGGAGAACTTTGACGAACAATGTTCTGACGATCAAGAGATCCACACTCGCACTTCCGGTGAACCTCCGTCGCCGAGAGGGCTGACAAAAAGCAAAAGTATGCACAATGTAAAAGCTCTCCACAGAGAAGGTTTCTTGCTGTCATCTTTACTCGGTAGTGACGAGAGCAGTCTGTTGCTCAGCTGTAAACCTCTAGAGGAAAACACCATTTTGAAAATGAGCGACACCCTGGGAACACCAACTTCATCCAGCACAGGCTTGATAGACTCCCATTACCAAATATCTTTCCCAGAGGTGTTTGAATACTTTTTCACGGaagacaaagcaaacacagagtCCCTGTGTGTCACCATCTATGATCCAGAGAACATCTCAGTGGCTCCTGCCTTTGAAGACACTCTTTGCACACGTAGAGATGAATGTTCTCTCTACTGCACCGATGAGAAGCCCATCCCCATCTTCTCCTGTTCTCATCCCACCGTCAGAGAACTCACGCTCCCGAAAGCAGACCGCGTTTTCCTGAGATCAAACTGCGAGGGAGTCGAAGACGTCTCGCCCTTCAGGGTCGTGTCTCACTCCTTTATCCGGGCCGATCAGTGGAGATACGCGACAGCGGTCGGCGGCGGCGGACCTCACGGTTGGAAGAGTTTGCTGGCGTTGAGGAAGATTCGCTTCCAGGACAAAGGCAGCATCTGGTACAGGAGTTCTGGTGGCTGGGGGCCTCCCGTCGAGTCGCGGGGCGTTTTGACGAGGAGAGAGGATGCGGCCGTCTTCAGTGGGGGAAGAGTGCGCCCAGTTTCTTCTCTAGTGGTTGCAGAGCtagaagagcagcagagactTTTGGAAAGTGTATGGACGCCAA AACGAGAGGGCATCTTCTCCACACTGAAGCAGGCAGATATGTGTTTAGTGTGCATTGCCTTTGCCTCCTGGGTGCTAAGATCCTCTGATCCTGACGCTGCTGATACCTGGAAAGCAG CTCTGCTAGCGAATGTGAGCGCGCTGTCGGCTATCCAGTACCTGCGGCAGTATGTGAAGAAGACGACGCCTCCTCGAGATGAACCCTGA
- the rereb gene encoding arginine-glutamic acid dipeptide repeats protein isoform X1, with product MDDLFSPRRSLNSTQGEIRVGPSHQAKLPELQPRPAPVLQTQTESEELMWTPGVNDCDLLMYLRAARSMAAFAGMCDGGSTEDGCLAASRDDTTLNALNMLHASHYDAAKALQRLVKKPLPKLIEKCWSEDDVKRFIKGLRQYGKNFFRIRKDFLPSKKTGELITFYYHWKKTPEAAGTRAYRQQRRQPSSRKAKTRSAATPVNTPSRNYSVDASSASEDDLDSEDSEQEIKSCSHCGTTSSKDWHQGGRNNPLLCTSCRTYENKHGCLPPASKAANAPFMFKPVKAEEEVNSKHGMRTRRSRAPQLSSLRSGHRRLTGSPTSEDQQSSNQPSPSGSISSSLRSSSTDNKNESTKKTNKKIKEEVASPKTTKRVRESAVQEPDEPEKVTPKRPKTQDPQGSRSEGEAEVEEESSSESRSAQDDGSSDAKDIDQDNRSSSPSIPSPQQGNESDSDSSAQPNGIPSEPAAPAAVLADAPVSQALSSQGPPVTPQPPPQSTPSIDPPRSPTPPSLDPPQPAVGQSAASASSNSRAQPAPHPLSAMGQDSPLSPVFQVPPALNSALPLQPHGPSPQTPQRPPPFFREAQLPQPPLSGAQIKPPPTTPIPPSHKQLPHQSSTPFPQMPSNLPPPPALKPLNALPNQHPPGAPPPPLQLMPHPLPVPSIPTQLPVISQVQTHPGKSLTSSHPPAATSHPMTPVTSSTIGPVPSLQPSFPSLPLRPSPSGASGAGASQIQIKEEPLDEMEEAESPPPPPRSPSPEPTVINIASHASQSARFVKHLDRGYNSCARTDLFFTPLSSSKLAKKREEAVEKSRREAEHSARQEREREKDREREREREADRNARPSSSSHDSRMSEAQMVSQGHGRPSYEQPPTTVAAVPPYIGPDTPALRTLNEFARPHVMSPTNRNHPFYVSLTPGDPLLAYHMPGLYSAEPSLRERELRNLRERELRERMKPGFEVKPPDLETLHPSANPMEHFARHGALGLPHIPGPPHPFAAFHPGLNHLERERMALAGPQLRPELSYAERLTAERLHAERMASVATDPATRLQMLNVTPHHHQHSHIHSHLHLHQQDPLGQGSGPHPLVDPLATGPRLARFPFPGPIPNALLSELPHDHEMLRHPLFGAAYPRELQGPIPQMSAAHQLQAMHAQSAELQRMAMEQQWLHGHHLHGGPLPSQEDYYSRLKKEGDKPS from the exons ATGGACGACCTGTTCAGTCCGCGGAG GAGCCTTAACAGCACACAGGGCGAGATACGAGTGGGACCAAGCCATCAG GCCAAGCTTCCTGAGTTGCAGCCACGACCTGCGCCGGTTTTACAGACTCAGACAGAGAGCGAGGAGCTCATGTGGACGCCGGGGGTGAATGACTGCGACCTTCTCATGTACCTCAGAGCCGCCAG gagcATGGCAGCGTTTGCAGGCATGTGTGATGGAGGATCCACTGAGGATGGATGTTTAGCAGCCTCCCGTGACGACACCACACTCAATGCTCTCAACATG CTCCATGCGAGTCACTATGATGCAGCGAAGGCCCTCCAGCGTCTGGTTAAGAAGCCTCTACCGAAACTTATTGAAAAGTGCTGGTCTGAAGATGACGTG AAACGCTTCATCAAAGGACTGAGACAGTACGGAAAGAATTTCTTCCGTATTCGAAAAGACTTTCTGCCCAGCAAAAAGACC GGAGAGCTGATCACTTTCTACTACCACTGGAAGAAAACTCCTGAGGCCGCGGGAACGAGAGCTTATCGGCAGCAGCGTCGGCAGCCCTCGTCTCGCAAAGCGAAGACTCGGTCCGCGGCCACTCCCGTGAACACCCCGTCTCGAAATTATTCAG tgGATGCGAGTTCTGCCAGCGAGGATGATCTTGACAGTGAAGACAGTGAGCAAGAAATCAAGAGCTGCAGCCACTGTGGAACGACGA GTTCTAAGGATTGGCACCAGGGCGGGAGAAACAACCCTTTGCTGTGCACGAGTTGTCGCacatatgaaaacaaacatggatGTCTACCGCCGGCTTCAAAAGCTGCGAATGCTCCGTTCATGTTTAAACCTGTTAAAGCGGAAGAGGAGGTGAACAGCAAGCACGGCATGAGGACACGGCGTAGCAGAGCACCT CAGCTGTCATCTTTAAGAAGTGGTCACAGGAGGCTCACAGGCTCCCCAACCAGCGAGGACCAGCAGTCCAGCAACCAGCCCTCCCCGAGTGGATCAATATCTAGTTCTCTGAGATCGTCTTCCACTGATAATAAGAACGAGTCCactaagaaaacaaacaag AAGATCAAAGAGGAAGTGGCGTCACCAAAGACAACTAAACGTGTGCGGGAGAGCGCTGTTCAGGAGCCTGATGAGCCTGAAAAAGTTACACCTAAAAGACCAAAGACCCAG GACCCACAGGGCTCCAGGTCAGAGGGAGAGGCTGAGGTAGAGGAGGAAAGCTCTTCAGAAAGCCGGAGCGCTCAGGACGACGGCAGCAGCGACGCCAAAGACATCGATCAGGACAACCGTAGCTCCTCCCCTAGCATTCCCAGCCCCCAACAGGGAAATGAAAGCGACTCGGACTCGTCGGCCCAGCCAAACGGCATCCCCTCAGAGCCCGCTGCCCCCGCTGCCGTCCTGGCTGACGCACCAGTCTCACAAGCCCTCTCCTCTCAGGGCCCCCCCGTCACTCCTCAGCCACCACCACAAAGTACACCCTCCATCGACCCACCTCGGAGCcccactcctccttctctgGACCCTCCTCAACCTGCCGTCGGCCAGTCAGCTGCCTCAGCAAGCTCAAACAGCCGAGCGCAACCAGCCCCTCACCCTCTCTCAGCGATGGGACAGGACTCTCCTCTTTCTCCGGTGTTTCAGGTCCCACCCGCTCTTAACTCTGCGCTGCCTCTGCAGCCGCACGGCCCTTCACCTCAGACCCCACAGCGACCACCACCCTTCTTTAGGGAGGCTCAGCtccctcagcctcctctctcTGGCGCCCAAATCAAgcctccccccaccacccccattCCACCCTCACACAAACAGCTGCCACACCAGTCTTCTACACCTTTCCCCCAGATGCCCTCCaatctcccccctcctccagcCCTTAAGCCCCTCAATGCTCTACCCAACCAGCATCCTCCgggagccccccccccacctcttcAGCTCATGCCACATCCTTTGCCAGTGCCGTCAATTCCAACCCAACTTCCTGTGATCTCTCAGGTGCAGACCCACCCGGGAAAAAGCCTAACTTCTTCCCACCCCCCCGCTGCAACATCACACCCCATGACTCCTGTGACATCTTCCACCATCGGCCCCGTCCCGAGCCTCCAGCCGTCATTCCCGTCTCTCCCCCTGAGACCCTCACCCAGCGGCGCATCGGGGGCAGGAGCATCGCAGATTCAGATTAAAGAAGAGCCGCTGGATGAGATGGAGGAAGCGGAGAGCCCGCCGCCTCCGCCGCGGAGCCCCTCGCCAGAGCCCACCGTCATCAACATAGCGAGCCATGCCAGCCAGTCTGCCCG GTTTGTCAAACACTTGGATCGTGGCTATAACTCGTGCGCCAGGACAGACCTTTTCTTTACTCCACTGTCCTCCTCCAAGCTGGccaagaagagggaggaggctgTGGAGAAGTCCAGGAGAGAGGCCGAGCACAGCGCCCGGCAAGAACGTGAAAGGGagaaagacagggagagagaacgAGAACGGGAGGCCGACAGAAACGCT AgaccctccagctcctcccacgACAGTCGAATGAGCGAGGCGCAAATGGTGTCTCAAGGCCACGGACGCCCGTCCTACGAGCAGCCGCCCACCACCGTAGCAGCCGTGCCCCCCTACATCGGCCCAGACACGCCCGCCCTGCGCACTCTCAACGAATTTGCACGACCCCACGTCATGTCCCCGACCAACCGCAACCACCCGTTCTACGTGTCCCTGACCCCCGGGGACCCCCTGCTGGCCTACCACATGCCCGGCCTGTACAGCGCCGAGCCCAGCCTCAGAGAGCGGGAGCTGAGGAACCTCAGAGAGCGGGAGCTCCGCGAGAGGATGAAGCCCGGCTTCGAGGTCAAACCCCCAGACCTGGAAACTTTGCACCCGTCGGCCAACCCCATGGAGCACTTCGCCAGGCACGGAGCGCTGGGTCTCCCCCACATCCCCGGTCCTCCCCACCCCTTCGCAGCCTTCCATCCTGGACTGAACCACCTGGAGCGGGAGAGGATGGCGTTGGCGGGACCTCAGCTACGCCCTGAGCTGAGTTACGCCGAGAGACTGACGGCGGAGCGGCTCCACGCTGAGAGGATGGCCTCTGTAGCGACCGACCCCGCCACCAGGCTGCAGATGCTCAACGTGACGCCGCATCATCACCAGCACTCTCACATTCactcccacctccacctgcacCAGCAGGACCCCCTCGGTCAAG GTTCAGGTCCTCATCCTCTAGTGGACCCTCTGGCTACAGGACCACGTTTGGCCCGATTCCCCTTCCCTGGTCCAATCCCCAACGCTTTACTCAGCGAACTGCCTCATGACCATGAGATGCTGCGCCACCCACTGTTTG GAGCTGCATATCCACGGGAGCTGCAGGGCCCAATTCCCCAGATGTCGGCCGCCCACCAGCTCCAGGCCATGCATGCTCagtctgcagagctgcagaggatgGCCATGGAGCAGCAGTGGCTGCATGGCCATCACCTGCATGGAGGCCCACTACCAAGTCAGGAAGATTATTACAG CCGCCTGAAGAAAGAAGGTGACAAGCCATCTTGA
- the rereb gene encoding arginine-glutamic acid dipeptide repeats protein isoform X2 produces the protein MDDLFSPRRSLNSTQGEIRVGPSHQAKLPELQPRPAPVLQTQTESEELMWTPGVNDCDLLMYLRAARSMAAFAGMCDGGSTEDGCLAASRDDTTLNALNMLHASHYDAAKALQRLVKKPLPKLIEKCWSEDDVKRFIKGLRQYGKNFFRIRKDFLPSKKTGELITFYYHWKKTPEAAGTRAYRQQRRQPSSRKAKTRSAATPVNTPSRNYSVDASSASEDDLDSEDSEQEIKSCSHCGTTSSKDWHQGGRNNPLLCTSCRTYENKHGCLPPASKAANAPFMFKPVKAEEEVNSKHGMRTRRSRAPLSSLRSGHRRLTGSPTSEDQQSSNQPSPSGSISSSLRSSSTDNKNESTKKTNKKIKEEVASPKTTKRVRESAVQEPDEPEKVTPKRPKTQDPQGSRSEGEAEVEEESSSESRSAQDDGSSDAKDIDQDNRSSSPSIPSPQQGNESDSDSSAQPNGIPSEPAAPAAVLADAPVSQALSSQGPPVTPQPPPQSTPSIDPPRSPTPPSLDPPQPAVGQSAASASSNSRAQPAPHPLSAMGQDSPLSPVFQVPPALNSALPLQPHGPSPQTPQRPPPFFREAQLPQPPLSGAQIKPPPTTPIPPSHKQLPHQSSTPFPQMPSNLPPPPALKPLNALPNQHPPGAPPPPLQLMPHPLPVPSIPTQLPVISQVQTHPGKSLTSSHPPAATSHPMTPVTSSTIGPVPSLQPSFPSLPLRPSPSGASGAGASQIQIKEEPLDEMEEAESPPPPPRSPSPEPTVINIASHASQSARFVKHLDRGYNSCARTDLFFTPLSSSKLAKKREEAVEKSRREAEHSARQEREREKDREREREREADRNARPSSSSHDSRMSEAQMVSQGHGRPSYEQPPTTVAAVPPYIGPDTPALRTLNEFARPHVMSPTNRNHPFYVSLTPGDPLLAYHMPGLYSAEPSLRERELRNLRERELRERMKPGFEVKPPDLETLHPSANPMEHFARHGALGLPHIPGPPHPFAAFHPGLNHLERERMALAGPQLRPELSYAERLTAERLHAERMASVATDPATRLQMLNVTPHHHQHSHIHSHLHLHQQDPLGQGSGPHPLVDPLATGPRLARFPFPGPIPNALLSELPHDHEMLRHPLFGAAYPRELQGPIPQMSAAHQLQAMHAQSAELQRMAMEQQWLHGHHLHGGPLPSQEDYYSRLKKEGDKPS, from the exons ATGGACGACCTGTTCAGTCCGCGGAG GAGCCTTAACAGCACACAGGGCGAGATACGAGTGGGACCAAGCCATCAG GCCAAGCTTCCTGAGTTGCAGCCACGACCTGCGCCGGTTTTACAGACTCAGACAGAGAGCGAGGAGCTCATGTGGACGCCGGGGGTGAATGACTGCGACCTTCTCATGTACCTCAGAGCCGCCAG gagcATGGCAGCGTTTGCAGGCATGTGTGATGGAGGATCCACTGAGGATGGATGTTTAGCAGCCTCCCGTGACGACACCACACTCAATGCTCTCAACATG CTCCATGCGAGTCACTATGATGCAGCGAAGGCCCTCCAGCGTCTGGTTAAGAAGCCTCTACCGAAACTTATTGAAAAGTGCTGGTCTGAAGATGACGTG AAACGCTTCATCAAAGGACTGAGACAGTACGGAAAGAATTTCTTCCGTATTCGAAAAGACTTTCTGCCCAGCAAAAAGACC GGAGAGCTGATCACTTTCTACTACCACTGGAAGAAAACTCCTGAGGCCGCGGGAACGAGAGCTTATCGGCAGCAGCGTCGGCAGCCCTCGTCTCGCAAAGCGAAGACTCGGTCCGCGGCCACTCCCGTGAACACCCCGTCTCGAAATTATTCAG tgGATGCGAGTTCTGCCAGCGAGGATGATCTTGACAGTGAAGACAGTGAGCAAGAAATCAAGAGCTGCAGCCACTGTGGAACGACGA GTTCTAAGGATTGGCACCAGGGCGGGAGAAACAACCCTTTGCTGTGCACGAGTTGTCGCacatatgaaaacaaacatggatGTCTACCGCCGGCTTCAAAAGCTGCGAATGCTCCGTTCATGTTTAAACCTGTTAAAGCGGAAGAGGAGGTGAACAGCAAGCACGGCATGAGGACACGGCGTAGCAGAGCACCT CTGTCATCTTTAAGAAGTGGTCACAGGAGGCTCACAGGCTCCCCAACCAGCGAGGACCAGCAGTCCAGCAACCAGCCCTCCCCGAGTGGATCAATATCTAGTTCTCTGAGATCGTCTTCCACTGATAATAAGAACGAGTCCactaagaaaacaaacaag AAGATCAAAGAGGAAGTGGCGTCACCAAAGACAACTAAACGTGTGCGGGAGAGCGCTGTTCAGGAGCCTGATGAGCCTGAAAAAGTTACACCTAAAAGACCAAAGACCCAG GACCCACAGGGCTCCAGGTCAGAGGGAGAGGCTGAGGTAGAGGAGGAAAGCTCTTCAGAAAGCCGGAGCGCTCAGGACGACGGCAGCAGCGACGCCAAAGACATCGATCAGGACAACCGTAGCTCCTCCCCTAGCATTCCCAGCCCCCAACAGGGAAATGAAAGCGACTCGGACTCGTCGGCCCAGCCAAACGGCATCCCCTCAGAGCCCGCTGCCCCCGCTGCCGTCCTGGCTGACGCACCAGTCTCACAAGCCCTCTCCTCTCAGGGCCCCCCCGTCACTCCTCAGCCACCACCACAAAGTACACCCTCCATCGACCCACCTCGGAGCcccactcctccttctctgGACCCTCCTCAACCTGCCGTCGGCCAGTCAGCTGCCTCAGCAAGCTCAAACAGCCGAGCGCAACCAGCCCCTCACCCTCTCTCAGCGATGGGACAGGACTCTCCTCTTTCTCCGGTGTTTCAGGTCCCACCCGCTCTTAACTCTGCGCTGCCTCTGCAGCCGCACGGCCCTTCACCTCAGACCCCACAGCGACCACCACCCTTCTTTAGGGAGGCTCAGCtccctcagcctcctctctcTGGCGCCCAAATCAAgcctccccccaccacccccattCCACCCTCACACAAACAGCTGCCACACCAGTCTTCTACACCTTTCCCCCAGATGCCCTCCaatctcccccctcctccagcCCTTAAGCCCCTCAATGCTCTACCCAACCAGCATCCTCCgggagccccccccccacctcttcAGCTCATGCCACATCCTTTGCCAGTGCCGTCAATTCCAACCCAACTTCCTGTGATCTCTCAGGTGCAGACCCACCCGGGAAAAAGCCTAACTTCTTCCCACCCCCCCGCTGCAACATCACACCCCATGACTCCTGTGACATCTTCCACCATCGGCCCCGTCCCGAGCCTCCAGCCGTCATTCCCGTCTCTCCCCCTGAGACCCTCACCCAGCGGCGCATCGGGGGCAGGAGCATCGCAGATTCAGATTAAAGAAGAGCCGCTGGATGAGATGGAGGAAGCGGAGAGCCCGCCGCCTCCGCCGCGGAGCCCCTCGCCAGAGCCCACCGTCATCAACATAGCGAGCCATGCCAGCCAGTCTGCCCG GTTTGTCAAACACTTGGATCGTGGCTATAACTCGTGCGCCAGGACAGACCTTTTCTTTACTCCACTGTCCTCCTCCAAGCTGGccaagaagagggaggaggctgTGGAGAAGTCCAGGAGAGAGGCCGAGCACAGCGCCCGGCAAGAACGTGAAAGGGagaaagacagggagagagaacgAGAACGGGAGGCCGACAGAAACGCT AgaccctccagctcctcccacgACAGTCGAATGAGCGAGGCGCAAATGGTGTCTCAAGGCCACGGACGCCCGTCCTACGAGCAGCCGCCCACCACCGTAGCAGCCGTGCCCCCCTACATCGGCCCAGACACGCCCGCCCTGCGCACTCTCAACGAATTTGCACGACCCCACGTCATGTCCCCGACCAACCGCAACCACCCGTTCTACGTGTCCCTGACCCCCGGGGACCCCCTGCTGGCCTACCACATGCCCGGCCTGTACAGCGCCGAGCCCAGCCTCAGAGAGCGGGAGCTGAGGAACCTCAGAGAGCGGGAGCTCCGCGAGAGGATGAAGCCCGGCTTCGAGGTCAAACCCCCAGACCTGGAAACTTTGCACCCGTCGGCCAACCCCATGGAGCACTTCGCCAGGCACGGAGCGCTGGGTCTCCCCCACATCCCCGGTCCTCCCCACCCCTTCGCAGCCTTCCATCCTGGACTGAACCACCTGGAGCGGGAGAGGATGGCGTTGGCGGGACCTCAGCTACGCCCTGAGCTGAGTTACGCCGAGAGACTGACGGCGGAGCGGCTCCACGCTGAGAGGATGGCCTCTGTAGCGACCGACCCCGCCACCAGGCTGCAGATGCTCAACGTGACGCCGCATCATCACCAGCACTCTCACATTCactcccacctccacctgcacCAGCAGGACCCCCTCGGTCAAG GTTCAGGTCCTCATCCTCTAGTGGACCCTCTGGCTACAGGACCACGTTTGGCCCGATTCCCCTTCCCTGGTCCAATCCCCAACGCTTTACTCAGCGAACTGCCTCATGACCATGAGATGCTGCGCCACCCACTGTTTG GAGCTGCATATCCACGGGAGCTGCAGGGCCCAATTCCCCAGATGTCGGCCGCCCACCAGCTCCAGGCCATGCATGCTCagtctgcagagctgcagaggatgGCCATGGAGCAGCAGTGGCTGCATGGCCATCACCTGCATGGAGGCCCACTACCAAGTCAGGAAGATTATTACAG CCGCCTGAAGAAAGAAGGTGACAAGCCATCTTGA